Proteins encoded together in one Anoxybacillus flavithermus window:
- the tpx gene encoding thiol peroxidase, protein MAKVTFKGNPVTLVGNEVKVGDAAPNFTVLANDLSPVTLDDTKGFVRLISVVPSIDTGVCDAQTRRFNEEAASIEGVKVLTISVDLPFAQKRWCAANGLENVVTLSDHRDVSFGQAYGVLIQELRLLARAVFVVDRNDRVTYVEYVSEATNHPNYEAAIEAAKQAAQQ, encoded by the coding sequence TACATTTAAAGGAAATCCTGTCACGTTAGTTGGCAATGAAGTGAAAGTCGGTGATGCAGCTCCTAATTTCACGGTGCTTGCAAACGACTTATCGCCGGTGACATTAGATGATACAAAAGGATTTGTTCGTTTAATTAGTGTTGTGCCGTCGATCGATACAGGAGTTTGTGATGCACAAACACGTCGTTTCAATGAAGAAGCAGCAAGCATTGAAGGAGTAAAAGTATTAACGATTAGCGTCGATTTGCCATTTGCTCAAAAACGTTGGTGCGCTGCAAATGGATTAGAAAACGTTGTCACGTTATCTGATCATCGCGACGTATCGTTTGGTCAAGCCTACGGTGTGCTTATTCAAGAGTTGCGTTTACTTGCTCGTGCTGTATTTGTTGTAGATCGCAATGATCGTGTGACGTATGTCGAGTATGTATCTGAAGCGACAAACCATCCAAACTATGAAGCAGCGATTGAAGCGGCAAAACAAGCGGCGCAACAATAA